The following are encoded together in the Echinicola jeungdonensis genome:
- a CDS encoding MFS transporter: MFKFLNTLNKTAFIKASVAAILAIILVFIGSRDLQNFDPALIGYLMGTIFAVFGIAYRYSVWLQRPPTRLYWRRSWQFLLSKDFVKYATRSIGLFFKNILFQRFIYPRGKARWWGHFMLATGCLIAFAVTIPLTFGWIHFTLQPGATVYTANFFGFPVGQFDLGSPIAFMTFHALVWCSVLVTIGAAIMLKRRLTNGGLIATQTFEGDWLPLILLIAISLTGLGITYDYTFLEGRTNQFMSVIHAVTVILFLIWMPFGKFFHIFQRLAQVGANIYIVEGKRRGMAKCPHTGEEFASKTHVEDLKKVTKELGFDFSLENGQNHLDYSPEGKRSALAKAHFQARKESGKFFG, from the coding sequence ATGTTTAAATTTTTGAATACATTAAACAAAACCGCATTCATCAAAGCCTCGGTTGCAGCAATTTTAGCCATCATTTTGGTATTCATTGGGTCCAGGGACCTACAAAATTTTGACCCTGCTTTGATTGGCTATTTGATGGGAACCATTTTTGCAGTCTTTGGAATAGCCTACCGGTATTCTGTTTGGCTGCAAAGGCCTCCCACAAGACTTTATTGGAGAAGGAGCTGGCAATTTCTTTTAAGCAAGGATTTTGTCAAATATGCCACAAGATCAATAGGTCTTTTTTTTAAAAATATCCTTTTCCAACGATTTATTTACCCTAGGGGAAAAGCCCGTTGGTGGGGCCATTTTATGCTGGCCACCGGTTGTCTTATTGCATTTGCAGTGACAATCCCACTTACTTTTGGTTGGATACATTTTACCCTGCAACCAGGGGCTACGGTATATACAGCTAATTTCTTTGGTTTTCCTGTAGGTCAGTTTGACCTGGGCTCCCCTATAGCTTTTATGACTTTCCATGCATTGGTATGGTGTTCGGTTTTAGTCACCATTGGGGCTGCCATCATGCTAAAAAGAAGATTGACTAATGGCGGCCTGATAGCTACCCAAACCTTTGAAGGGGATTGGCTTCCATTAATATTGCTGATAGCTATTTCTTTGACAGGTTTGGGAATTACATATGATTATACATTTCTGGAGGGCAGAACCAACCAGTTTATGTCCGTCATCCATGCGGTTACGGTTATCCTGTTTTTGATTTGGATGCCATTTGGAAAGTTTTTTCATATTTTCCAAAGATTAGCCCAGGTGGGAGCCAATATTTATATAGTGGAAGGAAAAAGAAGGGGGATGGCAAAATGTCCCCATACAGGGGAGGAATTTGCTTCTAAAACCCATGTGGAGGACTTAAAAAAGGTAACCAAAGAGTTGGGTTTTGATTTTTCTTTGGAAAATGGGCAAAACCACCTGGATTATTCACCAGAAGGAAAAAGGTCTGCCCTGGCCAAAGCCCACTTCCAAGCTCGAAAAGAATCAGGAAAGTTTTTTGGATAA
- a CDS encoding MFS transporter: MTKLNSVGFAFTQTQLFWLAAMPGLAAGTLRILHTFLIPIYGTRHTITISTLIKLIPVIGIGLAVMNPGTPFWVFMILAFTAGFGGGDFSSYMPSTSLFFPSRLKGTALGIQAGIGNFGVSLAQFMTPVMIGIALYGAPQVIQKLDGATGNMVYEEFFLQSAAFWYAPLLIIIGILCWYFLKSVPVKASFKEQLDIFKDKHTWNCTITYFMTFGTFAGLSAAFPMMIQSLYGKFEAAPDPLKYAFYGPLIGSASRVLFGFIADKVGGAVLTTLTGIGLLSGVITLLSFGLVNPSGMEQFPLFIGVMMVLFFFTGIGNASTFRQFPIIFKHSSRQAAGVIGWTAAIAAYGPFVFSLAIGAFISHTGSADGFFWLLGAFLILATGVNWYFYHRKNAERPS; this comes from the coding sequence GTGACCAAACTTAATTCAGTTGGATTTGCCTTTACACAAACCCAGTTGTTTTGGTTGGCTGCTATGCCCGGTTTGGCGGCTGGGACCCTTCGGATTTTACATACATTCCTTATCCCCATCTATGGGACACGGCACACTATTACCATTTCCACCTTAATTAAATTAATCCCAGTAATTGGTATTGGACTGGCCGTAATGAATCCTGGAACCCCATTTTGGGTATTTATGATATTGGCCTTTACCGCTGGGTTTGGCGGAGGAGACTTTTCTTCATACATGCCTTCCACCAGTTTGTTTTTTCCCTCCAGGTTAAAAGGAACGGCTCTGGGAATTCAGGCAGGCATTGGGAATTTTGGGGTAAGCCTGGCCCAGTTTATGACTCCGGTCATGATTGGCATTGCCCTTTATGGTGCTCCCCAGGTGATCCAAAAATTGGATGGAGCAACTGGAAATATGGTTTACGAGGAATTCTTCCTTCAAAGTGCGGCATTTTGGTATGCTCCCCTATTAATAATAATTGGGATCCTTTGTTGGTATTTCTTAAAAAGTGTTCCGGTGAAAGCGAGTTTTAAGGAACAATTGGACATATTCAAGGACAAGCATACATGGAATTGCACCATTACCTATTTTATGACCTTTGGAACATTTGCAGGGCTTTCTGCAGCCTTTCCGATGATGATTCAAAGCCTTTATGGAAAGTTTGAAGCTGCTCCGGATCCCTTAAAATACGCCTTCTATGGTCCATTGATTGGATCTGCATCAAGGGTGCTATTTGGATTTATTGCTGACAAAGTAGGTGGTGCTGTATTGACCACCCTAACAGGAATTGGATTATTATCAGGTGTAATTACTCTTCTTTCCTTTGGTTTGGTAAACCCATCCGGAATGGAGCAGTTCCCATTATTTATTGGGGTAATGATGGTATTATTTTTCTTTACTGGAATAGGAAATGCATCGACATTCCGACAATTTCCTATTATATTCAAGCATAGTAGTCGTCAAGCGGCAGGAGTTATTGGATGGACAGCTGCCATCGCGGCCTATGGCCCATTTGTTTTTTCCCTTGCTATAGGTGCTTTTATTAGTCATACCGGCAGCGCAGATGGATTCTTTTGGTTGTTAGGAGCTTTTTTGATTCTGGCCACTGGCGTCAACTGGTATTTTTACCACAGAAAGAATGCTGAAAGACCTAGTTAA
- the ilvA gene encoding threonine ammonia-lyase IlvA gives MSAVTFEGIVQAGHLLANVVTSTPLQYNYQLSEEYGCNLYLKREDLQVVRSYKLRGAYNMISNLSEEEQSRGVVCASAGNHAQGVAFACKNLGIKGTIFIPSTTPPQKIKRMQLFGKDMVKIVLTGDTYDDAFQTASSFCQDRGAVFVHPFDDVKVIEGQGTVGKEILDEAKFPIDYLFLPIGGGGLAAGISTYFSKISPQTHIIGTEPEGAPSMLTAIQKSSTVPLKDIDGFVDGAAVKRVGEIPFQICKESIKEMHLVPEGRICTTILDLYNNEGIVVEPAGAMTLAALSLYDREKIKGKNVICVVSGGNNDIMRTAEIKERSLLYEGLKHYFMVQFPQRPGALKDFVSKILGPNDDIAYFQFTKKNNRENGPAVVGVELKDPNDVHGLFKRMDEKRIKYNYLNDNLELLTLLM, from the coding sequence ATGAGTGCTGTTACTTTCGAGGGAATAGTTCAGGCGGGCCACTTATTGGCCAATGTGGTTACCTCCACACCATTACAATACAATTACCAATTGAGTGAGGAGTATGGATGTAACCTTTACCTCAAAAGAGAGGATCTTCAAGTAGTCAGGTCCTATAAATTGAGGGGGGCTTATAATATGATTTCAAATTTAAGTGAAGAGGAACAATCAAGAGGGGTTGTTTGTGCCAGTGCAGGAAACCATGCCCAAGGAGTTGCCTTTGCTTGTAAAAATTTGGGCATCAAAGGAACGATTTTTATTCCCTCTACCACTCCTCCCCAAAAAATTAAAAGGATGCAATTATTTGGAAAGGATATGGTCAAAATAGTTTTGACTGGAGACACTTATGATGATGCTTTTCAGACTGCTTCCAGTTTTTGTCAGGATAGGGGGGCAGTATTTGTTCATCCCTTTGATGATGTCAAAGTAATAGAGGGGCAGGGGACAGTAGGTAAAGAAATTCTTGATGAAGCTAAATTCCCAATTGATTATCTGTTTTTACCCATTGGCGGCGGAGGATTGGCAGCAGGAATTTCGACCTATTTTTCAAAAATAAGTCCCCAAACCCATATTATCGGTACTGAACCGGAAGGAGCCCCTTCCATGTTGACCGCTATTCAAAAATCCTCTACCGTTCCACTGAAGGATATTGATGGTTTTGTTGATGGAGCGGCAGTAAAAAGGGTAGGGGAAATTCCGTTCCAAATTTGTAAGGAGAGTATCAAGGAAATGCATTTGGTTCCTGAAGGGAGAATTTGTACAACCATTTTAGATTTGTATAATAATGAAGGTATTGTGGTTGAACCAGCTGGAGCCATGACATTAGCTGCTTTATCCTTGTATGATAGAGAAAAAATTAAAGGGAAAAACGTGATTTGTGTGGTCAGCGGTGGAAACAATGATATAATGAGGACGGCTGAGATCAAAGAGCGTTCTTTATTGTATGAAGGCTTGAAGCATTACTTTATGGTTCAATTTCCGCAAAGGCCTGGCGCCTTAAAGGATTTTGTCAGTAAAATCCTTGGTCCCAATGATGATATAGCCTATTTCCAGTTTACCAAAAAGAACAATAGGGAAAATGGGCCGGCAGTAGTAGGTGTAGAATTGAAAGACCCAAATGATGTGCATGGCCTTTTCAAAAGAATGGATGAAAAAAGGATCAAATACAATTACCTTAATGATAACCTGGAATTGTTGACACTGTTGATGTGA
- a CDS encoding acetyl-CoA carboxylase carboxyltransferase subunit alpha: MVLEFEKPIADLELKLQEMKDLAKGRDVDLSADIQSLEEKIQILKKETFQNLTRWQRVQLSRHADRPYALDYIYEISNDFVELHGDRNVKDDKAMIGGLGDVDGRTVMFIGQQKGRNTKQRQERNFGMANPEGYRKALRLMKMAEKFGKPIVTLIDTPGAFPGLEAEERGQGEAIAKNLKEMFKLKVPVICIIIGEGASGGALGIAIGDKVYMLENTWYSVISPESCSSILWRSWDYKEQAAEALKLTASDMLENKLIDGIIPEPLGGAHKNLKDMSQTIKEKIIEALGELDKLKPEKRIDARIDKFCSMGVVNENK; this comes from the coding sequence ATGGTATTAGAATTTGAAAAGCCAATTGCTGATTTAGAACTTAAACTTCAGGAAATGAAGGATTTGGCAAAGGGCAGAGATGTAGATTTATCTGCTGATATTCAGTCATTGGAAGAAAAGATACAAATTTTGAAAAAAGAAACATTCCAAAATTTAACCAGATGGCAGAGAGTACAACTCTCCAGACATGCTGACCGACCTTATGCCTTGGATTATATCTATGAAATCAGCAATGATTTTGTGGAATTGCATGGCGATAGAAATGTAAAAGATGATAAAGCGATGATCGGAGGACTGGGTGATGTGGATGGTCGGACCGTAATGTTTATTGGCCAACAAAAGGGCAGAAATACCAAACAGAGACAGGAAAGGAACTTTGGTATGGCCAATCCTGAAGGTTACAGAAAAGCCCTTCGTTTGATGAAAATGGCCGAAAAGTTTGGTAAACCCATTGTTACACTCATCGATACTCCGGGTGCTTTCCCTGGGTTAGAAGCTGAGGAAAGAGGTCAGGGGGAGGCAATCGCCAAAAACCTTAAAGAAATGTTTAAGTTAAAAGTTCCGGTCATTTGCATCATTATTGGTGAAGGTGCATCGGGTGGAGCATTAGGTATTGCGATTGGAGATAAGGTATATATGTTGGAAAACACCTGGTACTCAGTAATTTCTCCAGAATCCTGCTCTTCTATTTTGTGGAGAAGCTGGGATTACAAAGAGCAAGCAGCAGAGGCGCTGAAGTTAACTGCATCTGATATGCTGGAAAATAAACTGATTGATGGTATTATCCCTGAACCATTGGGAGGAGCCCATAAAAACCTTAAGGATATGTCCCAGACGATCAAGGAAAAAATAATTGAAGCCCTCGGAGAGTTGGATAAATTGAAACCCGAAAAAAGAATTGATGCCCGTATCGATAAATTTTGTAGTATGGGAGTGGTCAATGAAAATAAATAA
- a CDS encoding MBL fold metallo-hydrolase: protein MKLHIIHTGFFKLDGGAMFGVVPKTLWQRTNPADEKNMCTWAMRCLLVEMDNRLILIDNGIGNKQDEKFFSHYYLHGKENLMGSLKKAGFSPDDLTDNFLTHLHFDHCGGGVKYKENGKQGLELVFKNAKYWIHKDHWDWAIQPNAREKASFLKENILPLEESGHLNFLEEEKGTFLPNFDYFTVNGHTDKQMIPKLNYYGKTIVFAADLLPSVGHIPLPYVMGYDTRPLITLEEKKIFLEEAAEKGYIIFLEHDPKNECCTLKKTEKGVRLDQTFPLSEIL, encoded by the coding sequence ATGAAATTACATATCATTCATACAGGTTTTTTTAAACTTGATGGTGGAGCCATGTTTGGAGTGGTCCCCAAAACTTTATGGCAACGTACCAATCCTGCAGATGAAAAAAATATGTGTACCTGGGCCATGCGTTGTTTATTAGTTGAAATGGATAATCGCTTGATACTAATAGATAATGGCATTGGGAACAAACAGGATGAAAAGTTTTTTTCCCATTATTATCTTCATGGCAAGGAAAATTTAATGGGGTCGCTAAAAAAAGCAGGTTTTTCCCCTGATGACCTTACTGACAATTTTTTGACCCATTTGCATTTTGACCATTGTGGGGGAGGGGTAAAGTACAAAGAAAATGGTAAGCAGGGGTTGGAATTAGTTTTTAAAAATGCAAAATATTGGATCCACAAAGACCATTGGGATTGGGCGATACAGCCTAATGCCAGGGAAAAGGCTTCTTTTTTAAAGGAAAATATCCTTCCATTGGAAGAAAGTGGTCATTTGAATTTTTTGGAAGAGGAAAAGGGTACTTTTCTTCCTAATTTTGATTATTTCACGGTCAATGGACATACTGACAAGCAAATGATTCCCAAATTAAATTATTATGGGAAAACAATTGTATTTGCTGCCGATTTGCTGCCCTCGGTGGGACATATTCCACTACCTTATGTAATGGGGTATGACACCCGCCCCTTGATTACACTGGAGGAAAAGAAAATATTTCTGGAAGAAGCTGCCGAAAAGGGCTACATTATATTTCTAGAGCATGATCCAAAAAATGAATGCTGTACTCTCAAAAAAACAGAAAAAGGGGTTAGGTTGGATCAAACATTTCCGCTAAGTGAAATCTTATAA
- a CDS encoding patatin-like phospholipase family protein codes for MKSYKKIGIALSGGGVRGIAHLGVIKALQEANIPIEMVSGTSAGAIVGALFCQGFSPDEILEIILRTNYFRFIRPAISWKGILKMDMLETLYRKYLVDNSFESLKIPLSITATDFKKGKSVYFYQGELIRPLLASACIPGIFEPIKIGNRHYVDGGVLNNLPVEALEKECEYIIGVNCNHLPESDNVHNMKRMIERTVIMSINYNVYSRKNKCDYFIEPKGLAEFGVFDIKSAQAIFDTGYKSTQEFIRSNNAITELGKEN; via the coding sequence GTGAAATCTTATAAAAAAATAGGAATAGCCCTATCCGGAGGTGGAGTTAGAGGTATTGCCCATTTGGGAGTTATTAAAGCTTTGCAAGAAGCAAATATTCCAATAGAAATGGTTTCTGGTACTAGTGCCGGAGCTATTGTGGGAGCGCTTTTTTGTCAAGGGTTTTCTCCCGATGAAATATTGGAAATAATTCTCCGGACCAACTATTTCAGGTTTATCAGGCCTGCAATTAGTTGGAAAGGAATATTAAAAATGGATATGCTGGAAACCCTTTACCGGAAATATTTGGTTGATAATAGCTTTGAAAGCCTAAAAATTCCCTTAAGCATTACTGCTACTGATTTTAAAAAAGGAAAATCGGTTTATTTTTACCAAGGTGAACTGATTCGGCCACTTTTGGCTTCCGCTTGTATTCCAGGGATATTTGAGCCGATTAAGATTGGAAACAGGCATTATGTAGATGGTGGAGTGTTAAATAATTTGCCTGTGGAAGCCTTGGAAAAGGAATGTGAGTACATTATTGGGGTAAATTGTAATCATCTGCCTGAGAGTGACAATGTCCATAATATGAAGAGGATGATAGAAAGGACAGTAATTATGTCGATTAATTATAATGTTTACAGCAGAAAAAATAAATGTGATTATTTTATAGAACCAAAAGGCTTGGCAGAGTTTGGGGTTTTTGATATTAAAAGTGCCCAAGCTATTTTTGATACCGGTTATAAGTCAACACAGGAATTTATTCGATCAAATAATGCCATAACGGAATTGGGAAAAGAAAATTAA
- a CDS encoding 1-acyl-sn-glycerol-3-phosphate acyltransferase: protein MMKLISRFIFWITGWKVMGGWPKGLKKAVLIAIPHTSNWDLLYARAAFFLMDIPVKFTIKKEVMVGPLGWLIKVLGGISIDRKRISGKKRQTYTEAMINMLKEKDQLVIMVTPEGTRSFAPKWKTGFYRVAQGAEVPIVIGYLDYKKKHAGIGPVFMPDGNMDGQIGEMKEFGRKITGRHPEKGIR, encoded by the coding sequence ATGATGAAATTAATTTCTAGGTTTATTTTTTGGATAACTGGTTGGAAAGTGATGGGAGGCTGGCCTAAGGGATTGAAAAAAGCAGTCCTGATTGCTATTCCACATACCAGTAATTGGGACCTTTTGTATGCCAGAGCGGCATTTTTTCTGATGGATATACCGGTTAAGTTTACTATTAAAAAAGAGGTAATGGTAGGGCCCCTTGGTTGGTTGATCAAAGTGTTAGGAGGAATTTCAATTGATCGAAAGCGGATATCTGGGAAGAAGAGACAGACCTATACAGAAGCTATGATCAATATGTTAAAGGAAAAGGATCAATTGGTAATAATGGTTACCCCTGAAGGGACAAGGAGTTTTGCACCAAAGTGGAAAACTGGCTTTTACCGTGTGGCTCAGGGGGCAGAAGTTCCGATTGTGATAGGTTATTTGGACTATAAGAAGAAACATGCCGGAATCGGACCTGTTTTTATGCCCGATGGTAATATGGATGGTCAGATTGGTGAAATGAAAGAATTTGGTAGGAAAATAACGGGAAGACATCCAGAAAAAGGTATAAGGTAA
- a CDS encoding YihY/virulence factor BrkB family protein: MIDKIKEMTVFQILKDSVIAFGKSDSMSYAAGTAFYTIFSMPALLIIVLNIGSTFYQKGTVKEELLNQVEQLSGPESAETLDSIIYNASLETEGFVPKMVAIGVILFSATTVFVSLQTSINHIWHIKPMPEKGLLKFVINRLLSFSLVASIGFVLLVSLIIDALIVIFFNYVELLIKGVSIYLATLTSFVFTQGLMVVIFGLMYKILPDAKVRWRSVWLGAIVTMVLFALGKYLIGFYLGNSDVGSAYGTAGSLVIVLVWVYYSVIIFLFGAQITYFIAENIGKGIQPIKQAIKVKIVELEEVDEPEDDKIEQEKT; the protein is encoded by the coding sequence ATGATCGATAAAATAAAGGAGATGACCGTCTTTCAAATACTGAAAGATAGCGTCATTGCTTTTGGGAAAAGTGACTCCATGAGTTATGCTGCGGGTACGGCATTTTATACCATTTTTAGTATGCCAGCCCTCCTTATTATTGTTTTAAATATTGGATCTACCTTTTACCAAAAAGGTACCGTAAAGGAAGAACTGCTTAACCAAGTGGAGCAACTTAGCGGCCCGGAAAGTGCCGAAACCTTGGATTCGATAATATATAATGCCTCCTTGGAAACAGAAGGATTTGTCCCAAAAATGGTCGCCATAGGAGTAATCCTATTCAGTGCCACCACGGTATTTGTAAGCTTGCAAACCAGCATTAATCATATTTGGCATATTAAACCGATGCCGGAAAAGGGGCTGCTTAAATTTGTCATAAACAGGCTTTTAAGCTTTTCATTGGTAGCCTCTATTGGTTTTGTGCTATTAGTATCCCTGATTATTGATGCCTTGATAGTGATATTTTTCAATTATGTGGAGCTTTTGATTAAAGGGGTATCCATTTATTTGGCTACTCTCACTAGTTTTGTGTTTACCCAAGGGCTTATGGTTGTGATTTTTGGTTTGATGTACAAAATTTTACCCGATGCAAAGGTCCGATGGCGTTCGGTTTGGTTAGGGGCAATTGTTACCATGGTATTGTTTGCCTTGGGAAAATACCTTATAGGTTTTTATCTGGGGAATAGTGATGTGGGCAGTGCTTATGGAACTGCAGGATCACTGGTAATAGTTTTGGTTTGGGTTTATTATTCGGTAATTATTTTCCTGTTTGGGGCACAGATAACCTATTTTATAGCTGAAAACATTGGAAAAGGTATTCAACCCATTAAACAAGCCATTAAAGTCAAGATTGTAGAACTTGAGGAGGTGGATGAACCTGAAGATGATAAAATTGAACAAGAAAAAACCTAA
- a CDS encoding SDR family NAD(P)-dependent oxidoreductase — MDLSSLFSLDNKVAIITGASKGIGFSIAEFFAAAGAKVVISSRKQEALDELADILNKKGYDVTGIACNVGKMSDLDALVNKTIETYGQLDILVNNAGASPVYGPVHETSIKAFDKIIDVNLKAPFQLAKLCLPYLRESSSASIINITSIGAISPEPGLGIYSVSKSALISLTKVMAKEWGQQKIRVNAICPGLIKTKFSEAIWSNEAVLEPMIKRLAIKRMGESDEIGALALFLASPAASYSTGSVYWADGGYNA, encoded by the coding sequence ATGGATTTATCAAGCCTATTTTCCCTAGACAACAAGGTGGCAATCATTACCGGGGCCAGTAAAGGAATTGGTTTCAGTATAGCGGAGTTTTTTGCCGCAGCAGGCGCCAAAGTAGTTATCAGCAGTAGAAAACAAGAAGCATTGGACGAATTGGCTGATATTCTAAACAAAAAAGGCTATGATGTGACAGGAATTGCCTGCAATGTCGGTAAAATGAGTGATTTGGACGCCTTGGTAAATAAAACAATAGAAACCTACGGTCAATTGGATATTTTGGTCAATAATGCTGGAGCCAGTCCTGTTTACGGGCCTGTTCATGAAACCAGTATCAAGGCATTTGACAAAATTATTGATGTGAACCTTAAAGCTCCATTTCAGTTGGCAAAGCTTTGCTTACCCTATCTGAGGGAATCAAGCAGTGCTTCCATAATCAACATCACCTCCATTGGAGCCATTTCTCCGGAACCTGGATTAGGAATTTATAGTGTCAGCAAGTCGGCTTTGATATCCCTCACCAAAGTGATGGCAAAAGAATGGGGCCAACAGAAAATAAGGGTCAATGCCATTTGCCCTGGGCTTATTAAAACAAAATTCAGTGAAGCCATATGGTCAAATGAAGCCGTTTTGGAACCTATGATCAAAAGGCTTGCTATCAAAAGAATGGGGGAAAGTGATGAAATCGGGGCTTTGGCTTTATTTTTGGCTTCCCCTGCAGCATCTTATTCTACCGGGTCAGTTTATTGGGCTGATGGTGGCTATAATGCCTGA
- a CDS encoding TetR/AcrR family transcriptional regulator: MGKLERQQKEKDILEAAIKLFSSKGYHTTKMDEVAKQAKMSKGLIYFYYKNKEDLYMAVTKKAFEELKNIFKETQKAKGKNGISLITDLVNNFLSFSKGNRMYHEAILNFMGIMALYNDNSKRKQIDPLILESPHFSHLLEIHHEPAKIGIQIISLGVRDGSMRPDLQPEITFYTIWTMLIGYERLRGPIEYEHKEVKISQENWKNGFIKLLHDMLKGTIQAQKPKAVQGSLF; encoded by the coding sequence ATGGGAAAATTAGAAAGACAGCAAAAAGAAAAAGATATATTAGAAGCAGCCATTAAGCTTTTTTCTTCCAAAGGGTATCATACTACCAAAATGGATGAAGTTGCCAAGCAGGCCAAAATGAGTAAAGGACTTATTTATTTTTATTATAAGAATAAGGAAGACCTTTATATGGCTGTTACTAAAAAGGCCTTTGAGGAGCTAAAGAATATCTTTAAGGAAACTCAAAAAGCCAAAGGGAAAAATGGAATTTCCCTCATTACAGATTTAGTCAATAATTTTTTAAGTTTTTCAAAGGGCAACAGGATGTATCATGAAGCTATTCTGAATTTTATGGGAATAATGGCCCTTTATAATGATAATTCTAAGAGAAAACAGATTGACCCTTTAATATTGGAAAGCCCCCATTTTAGCCATTTGCTCGAAATCCATCATGAGCCAGCCAAGATTGGGATTCAAATTATTTCTTTAGGGGTAAGAGATGGAAGCATGCGTCCGGACCTCCAACCGGAAATTACCTTTTATACCATATGGACCATGTTGATCGGCTATGAAAGGTTACGTGGACCGATAGAATATGAACATAAAGAAGTAAAAATAAGCCAGGAAAACTGGAAGAATGGATTTATCAAATTGCTTCATGATATGCTGAAAGGCACCATCCAGGCTCAAAAGCCCAAAGCAGTACAGGGTAGCCTATTTTAA
- the tyrS gene encoding tyrosine--tRNA ligase, giving the protein MNSFIEELRWRGMLQDMTPEIEEHLNKGITSAYLGFDPTADSLHIGHLVGVMTLLHFQRAGHKPFALVGGATGMIGDPSFKSAERNLLDKATLDKNISGIQKQLAKFLNFEDDKSNKAELVNNYDWISQFSFLEFIRDVGKHITVNYMMAKDSVKRRLEDGNGLSFTEFSYQLIQGYDFYHLWKNNNCTVQLGGSDQWGNIVTGTEMIRRMGGGNAFALTVPLITKADGSKFGKTEGGSVWLDPEKTSPYAFYQFWLNVSDEDASKYIRIFTTLDKDTIENLEKEHAEAPHLRILQKEIAKNITILVHSEADYEMAVKASSILFGKSSTEDLASLDERTFLQVFDGVPQVEISQGEYQDVNGVLDLLGDKGQGVIFKSKGEARKMIQGGGVSINKSKLTDPQGSLEGTELLQDKYLLVQKGKKNYFIIKVLN; this is encoded by the coding sequence ATGAACAGCTTTATAGAAGAATTGCGCTGGAGAGGAATGCTCCAGGATATGACACCGGAAATAGAAGAACATCTAAATAAAGGGATTACCTCTGCATATCTTGGATTTGACCCTACAGCAGATTCTTTACATATCGGCCATTTAGTTGGAGTAATGACCCTCCTTCATTTTCAAAGAGCAGGGCATAAACCTTTTGCTTTGGTGGGAGGTGCTACAGGAATGATTGGAGATCCTTCATTTAAATCTGCCGAAAGGAACCTGCTGGACAAGGCTACCTTGGATAAAAACATTTCCGGCATCCAAAAGCAATTGGCTAAATTCCTGAATTTTGAAGATGATAAATCCAATAAAGCCGAATTGGTCAATAACTATGATTGGATTTCCCAATTTTCCTTTTTAGAATTTATACGGGATGTTGGAAAGCACATTACAGTTAACTATATGATGGCCAAAGACAGTGTAAAAAGGCGCTTGGAAGATGGAAATGGCCTTTCTTTCACTGAATTTTCCTATCAGTTGATCCAAGGCTATGACTTTTACCATTTATGGAAAAATAATAATTGCACGGTCCAGCTTGGTGGATCTGACCAATGGGGTAATATTGTGACCGGAACTGAAATGATCAGAAGAATGGGCGGAGGCAATGCCTTTGCGCTTACTGTTCCTTTAATTACCAAGGCAGATGGTTCTAAGTTCGGTAAAACTGAAGGGGGTAGTGTTTGGTTGGATCCTGAAAAAACTTCCCCCTATGCTTTTTATCAATTTTGGCTTAATGTATCCGATGAAGATGCATCCAAATATATTAGGATATTTACCACCTTGGATAAGGACACGATTGAGAACCTGGAAAAAGAGCATGCAGAAGCTCCTCATCTAAGGATATTGCAAAAAGAAATTGCGAAGAACATCACCATTTTGGTCCATTCAGAGGCTGATTATGAAATGGCTGTTAAAGCTTCCTCTATTCTGTTTGGAAAATCATCCACTGAGGATTTGGCCTCTCTGGATGAACGGACTTTCCTTCAAGTTTTTGATGGAGTTCCGCAGGTAGAAATTTCACAGGGGGAATATCAAGATGTCAATGGAGTACTTGACCTTTTGGGTGACAAAGGCCAGGGAGTCATTTTCAAATCAAAAGGGGAAGCCAGGAAAATGATTCAAGGTGGAGGAGTCAGTATCAATAAAAGCAAATTGACCGATCCCCAAGGCAGCTTGGAAGGTACCGAATTGCTTCAGGATAAATATTTGCTGGTTCAAAAAGGCAAAAAAAATTACTTTATCATCAAAGTACTAAACTAA